One segment of Odontesthes bonariensis isolate fOdoBon6 chromosome 1, fOdoBon6.hap1, whole genome shotgun sequence DNA contains the following:
- the cebpg gene encoding CCAAT/enhancer-binding protein gamma, whose product MSRPPQPKLTTAEHNGVSVIQSQAHTAAPPSPPPPALTGLQQVPQLLPTDPSSAGGKSPSKMKKPSADKDSDEYRQRRERNNLAVKKSRMRSKQKAMDTQQRVNELKEENERLEAKIKLLSKELSVLKDLFLEHAHNLADNVQPPAGAEGASPAPNSTSTNGQ is encoded by the coding sequence ATGAGCCGGCCGCCGCAGCCGAAACTCACCACAGCTGAACACAACGGCGTGAGCGTCATCCAGAGCCAGGCCCACACCGCCGCCCCGCCCTCCCCGCCGCCGCCGGCCCTCACCGGACTGCAGCAGGTCCCGCAGCTCCTTCCCACCGACCCCTCCTCCGCTGGTGGCAAGTCGCCCAGCAAGATGAAGAAGCCCTCGGCCGACAAGGACAGCGACGAGTACCGCCAGCGGCGCGAGCGCAACAACCTGGCGGTGAAGAAGAGCCGCATGCGCAGCAAGCAGAAGGCGATGGACACGCAGCAGCGCGTCAACGAGCTGAAGGAGGAGAACGAGCGGCTGGAGGCCAAGATCAAGCTGCTGAGCAAGGAGCTGAGCGTGCTCAAAGACCTGTTCCTGGAGCACGCCCACAACCTGGCCGACAACGTGCAGCCGCCCGCCGGCGCCGAGGGCGCCAGCCCCGCCCCCAACAGCACCTCCACCAACGGGCAGTGA